The sequence below is a genomic window from Streptomyces sudanensis.
GCTCGTCGCCCTGCGCAGGCTCAGCGGTTTCGACACCGCGTTCAAGGCGCTGAGCGGGCTGCTGCCCGAGCGCAGTCTGAGGCTGCTGTACCTCTCGGACTCCGTGCGGGTCGGCGACGCCCAGTTCGCCCGCCTCCACGACATGCTGCGGGACGCCTGCTACGTCCTCGACCTGGAGAAGGTCCCGCCGATGTACGTCACGCAGGACCCCAAACCCAACGCGATGTGCATCGGTCTGGACGAGCCGATCATCGTGGTCACCACGGGCCTGGTGGAACTGCTGGACGAGGAGGAGATGCGCGCCGTCGTCGGCCACGAGGTGGGCCATGCCCTCTCGGGCCACTCCGTGTACCGGACGGTGCTGCTGTTCCTCACCAACCTGGCGCTGAAGGTGGCGTGGATCCCGCTGGGCAACGTGGCGGTCATGGCGGTCGTCACGGCGCTGCGGGAGTGGTTCCGCAAGTCGGAGCTGTCGGCGGACCGGGCCGGCCTGCTGGTCGGCCAGGACCTCCAGGCGTCGATGCGCGGCCTGATGAAGCTGGCGGGCGGCCATCACCTGCACGAGATGAACGTGGACGCGTTC
It includes:
- a CDS encoding M48 family metallopeptidase, translated to MTENGHGNVPSRTRRRFPGISSRAYEHPADRSALVALRRLSGFDTAFKALSGLLPERSLRLLYLSDSVRVGDAQFARLHDMLRDACYVLDLEKVPPMYVTQDPKPNAMCIGLDEPIIVVTTGLVELLDEEEMRAVVGHEVGHALSGHSVYRTVLLFLTNLALKVAWIPLGNVAVMAVVTALREWFRKSELSADRAGLLVGQDLQASMRGLMKLAGGHHLHEMNVDAFLAQAEEYESGGDLRDSVLKILNVLPRSHPFTTVRAAELKKWSESRDYQRIMDGHYPRRSEDGDASVADSFRESASHYADTVRGSKDPLMKLVGDIAGGAGDLGGRLFEKFTGASGGRSGSGSDSGSSSDSSSDSGSGSGSGGKDGGPGAS